The Spinacia oleracea cultivar Varoflay chromosome 2, BTI_SOV_V1, whole genome shotgun sequence DNA segment AACATCAGTCTATGAGAGCCCATACATAAGCGTTGCGGGTATGGATATGACTTTAAGGGGTAGTAGGACTAGGCGGGTATGGATATAAAATGGCATACCTGCCATGGGTAGTTGGTAGGTGGAGAATTTTAGGTTATACCCGCCCCATACACGCTTGATTGGCCCCGCATCCATCCTCTCAACCGTACCCGCATTATATTATtacttttttataatatttttcatTTATTCAACTCCAAATCTAAGACTTAACTAAATCTCTTGTGTTCTAATACCCTGGCTGTGAGAGACTGAGAGCCCATACATAAGCCAATATAAACAATACTCTCAAAACTCAAAACTCAAAACTCAAAACTCAAAACTCAAAACCCTAACTAAAACAACAATCATTCACGCCTCCCTTTCTATCTCAAAGACTCAGTAACCTTTTCCTTTTAAACCCCAAGAACTTTCTCAGTTTCTTTGCAAGCTTTTCCCACTGTGTCCTAATGGTTTTAATGGGGGAACTCTGAATCTTTGTTTTTGATTTGCGAGATCGTAAAGATTTGCTTCAATCCATGCTTAATTGGATTATGTATTTGTGGCGGTGGTGGATGAAGGACTTCGCAGTAAACAAGTATAGTATAGAGTAAGAGATAAACTGAAGGAAACAAGTAGATTAAATTCATCTTTTGTACTTTATTATATTTGAGTTCTTTAAATTATTTTGTAATTCGATTGACGTTCTTCATCCCATTGGGTAATGGTTGCCGTTTTTTAGATTGATTTTGTTAAGATTTGGTTGAAGCTTCTCGATTAAAAGTTTAATACTTTAGATTTATATTtcataattgaattttaattgaagTTCATATTCTTTGCCCATTGATGCAGTAGCTTTAGGCTCTTGTCCTTCTTTTGTACCGTTAAAAATGAAGTAACTTAAGCTTCTCATCGTTTTGTATGGTAATCTTATCAGTCTTATGTCATGTCATACGCTGCATTGACATGTCaaattttcttatttaaatGGAAGGTAATAGATGGGTAAGAGTTGGTTGTGGATATCCACTTAGGTGGTAGAGTGAGTGTGGATTTTAGCTTATACCAGCCATGGATTTTATATTTGTACCCGTCATGGGTAGCAGGTAGGTGGCAGGTGTAGAAACTATTGGCTTGTATGGGGGAGGGAGTACCCACACCCACCCCGCCTGTTTGCCATTTCTACAGGCGGGAAGTATACATCTTCCATTGATCATGTGTAGTCTTCATGGACATTTTTTAGTAAAGGACATGGGAAGTTCCTTGTCCTTCCTTGTTTATGCTTCTCTTTTAAAAAAAGGTCTTACTTTCCAAGAAGAGACAGAACTGGAAATAGGCATCTAACAACACTACATTGGTTGGCAATACTAACTTTATATGTAAAGAAGAGAAAAGCCAAACCTGGAATCTAGCATTCACAAAAACCTTAATCTGTTGATAGAGGGAGTCAAGAAGTGTATCCCTCTTTCTCCAATACTCATCTGAGAGGCCTTTATGCTCTTCCCCGCGCTCAACTTTCGCAGTGATAGCACCAACATATGCCTCTAGTACTACATCAGCTAGAACCTCCAGATGAGAACATATATCTGACTTAGAAGACAAATCAATTCCAGATGAATCATCCAAAATTTTAATCATAAAAGACGCAATGCTCCAAAGCCCATCACGCACAACAGGGTGGCTATACCAAGGCACCAAGCCATCAGGAGGTGGATACCACATATGATGCTCATTTTTATAGTGCATAGCACAGCGGAGTAAAGTCACACATGCTTTTGACAGTTCACAAACTCGCTGGACCTGAACCTTAAATGGCTGACCCACATTTACAATGTGATCCAAGTGCCTGTCCAAGCAATAAAATACCTCTTCGAGATTAGAGATTTTACTGTAGAACACTTCAGCATTATCCCTATCCATCAAAAGAACGGTATTTCTGCGGGCTCTCTCACCAACTATCTGAATTAAATCCCATAAAGAACCTGAAACTTCCCCATTGGCACTTGAAAGCTGGGGGCTGACTCCAATTGAACGGCTCTGATTGATCATATTTTGCAGTTCCCTAAGCTGAATAATGCCAGTCAGCTTTTCACCATCTTCCAAAATAATTTGGAGAGCATGCCCTAGAAAACAGATTATTGATGGTGCACTTGTCAGTCGAGAAAAATTAGACTGTGCAGAGTTGGTGTCTTGGTGCTCAGAGAAAGCAaaaggaagaaagaaaaaacaagtAATCCACATTTTCACTCACAAATACATTAGACAATACAACGAAGAAAagacaaacacacacacacacacacacacacacacacacaaaagcaGTAATCTTCAATCACCTAAGAGATCTGAATACATATTACCGAATTCCGTAGAATTTGAAGTCTTCACTTTTTATCCAAGTACTCCTTGGAAAATGGCAGGTAATAGCATAAAATTTATTTCCAGAAATTCATTGTTAATTATTGTTTACCTGCTTAGATAAATCAGATGAATCTTcttgtgttatttttttttttccagaaatgTATATCAGAAGAAACATACTTACTTTGTTTCATACATAATTCTTCATGGCACTTGGATAAAGCCAGAAACTGAAGAAATTTTTCATGTTTCTGTTGCTTCTCTGCAAGTTGGTTCGATACAACAGCCAAGGAAACAATTTCAGCACCCCTGGTAGTTGTCCAATGCTTAGCCAGCGAATCAACAATTGATTTGCTTGCCCGAGCAAACGCATTAGTTTCTGCATCCCTCTCAAATGCCCTAGCATTATTCAGCTTTTCAAGAAACCCATCAACCTGGCCTGACAAGAGAAAATCATGAAACAGGCGATTCAGTAAGGCCTCTGCTtcttcatcttgagcattcCTGCCAACAACCCCGGTAAACCCAGCCCTCTGCATAGCATCAATATCCCGAGCATCTACACCAGCTTTCCCAGGAGAAACACCAGCTGAAAACAGAAGGTTTTTTTCTTCCCCACTAGTCTTTTCATTCGAGCTTCCTTTGCGTGACAAGCTTCGCTCCGGAGGTTCAACTCCACCAAACAAAACAGCCTTCTCGGGTATAGCCCAGACTCCGGCTTTCTCAGTTAGTACAACCCAGGCACCCTCCTCGGTATCATCAGTAGAAGGAAATACGGAAGCATCAATAACTTTTCCAGCATCATACGGGAGATCAAATTGGTAAAGCCTGGTTGCGTTTCTCCAAAAATAGGAGACAGTTGCAGTTCCATCTCTGGAGAGTATGACAGCCGATCCTGAAGGTTTTCCCCCAGCTCTCAGTCTCATTGAAAGTAAGAACTCCTCCTCTTCCACTCTTGCCTTCGGAATAATAACTTGTACAGGGGACTTCTTCTCTAACACGCTTCCATACGTAAAGCCCTTTAAGGTTTCATCTAAACCAGATTTGTATTGCATAGTCAAAAGAGAATACTGTGTGTAGCTTGAACTGCTTAGACGATCCTTGCAAAATATAGCAACAAGAATGGTTAATTCTTTACCACGTTCATCTACCTGAATATCCAAAGGCCATATTTTCTTCTGACCCGCCAAGTCTTTCTTAATTCCTAGATCATTGTCAGTGCCGATGATCTCATGGGACCAGAGTTTCGACAAAGTTGGATTAGGTGAAAGTTCAATGCTGAAGCACTGTATTTGATGATCAGTTAATAAGAAAAACTGCCTATGTGAATTTTCCATCTGTAGGGATGGAAAACGCCACAAAAGAGATCTTGGATACCCCTTACTCACAGAAGGATGACTACAGCCACTAATAGAAGTTGACAAGATATGACATACATTCTGACGGAGAACTCCAGCAGGACTGCAAATAAATTGCCAGAATTCACCGTTGGAACTAGTGGCAAGTGCAACACAAGCATGGTAATTGGAAGGGATTGCAGAGACAATCAAGGAATTAAAAACACTCTGATTATATGAAAGGCTTTCTAGCCTGTTGTCTGATTGCAATCGGGTCGGAGGACTTTTTCCATTCCCCATTGAAGAAATTCCCAGCTCTTCAGGAGATGCAAGACTGATTCTAGGAGTAACCCTGTCATCTGAATATATATCATGCCAATACACAATAGCTCGACTTCTTTGATTGCATAGAACGACTCCAGCTGAGGTCAACTGCTTTACAAAACTGCTGCTCTGGTGAACATTTTCCCAATTGATGAGACAAAGCAACCAAGTATCACCAAGGTATGCATTTCTATTGCTGATTTCGGAAACATCTGATGGGAGATCAAGAATCACACATCTCTTCGACGCAGCAGGTGATAGGTAACTCCATACAAAAAGTTTACTTCCACAAATCATCCAAGACAAACCATATTCCTTGTCCATCCCACCAGCAATGCATGCATCACCTGCCAACACCAACAGTGTCCTGTTCAGAAAACATTCAACCTCCCAAAAGGCAGCCCAAAAAGGCAATGTTTGTTGTACTAAAAAACCAAACTTATATCTTTAACCTGGGACAGAATTCCGCATGACATTTGCCTGTTCATCATGAACAGCTTGTGGAAAGTCTCCAACATACACAGGTTCTGCTGATTCTCTATTGTCTTCACTTTTCTTTGCTGGAGGGATTCTGGCCATATTAACACACAACAATAAGCCATTGAAACAGAAAATAAGAACTTCCAACACTACCTCTGTCCTGTTTCAAACTGCCAATGATAATGGCAGTTAATTCAACAACACAAAAACAATCTCTAGGAGCATCAAAGCAAAAGCTTGGGCTGATGATGATGAAAAAAACAATGAACTTAAAAAGGCCCAACATAAGAGCCATCAAACAAATGAATTCCCCTTATAAACAATGCCCTACGTTTACTAAAGCATATCGTCTAGAGTGCGTCCAACAATGATAGTTGCTTCTGAATACAAGCCCCTTCCACAGGCCTATATCCTTATCATCAAATATTGATATTACCATTGAGTAAACAGATGCAAATTCATGCTGTTAGCAAGCCACAAACATTAATCTACCCAAAATGATCCCTATTTCAAGATTCAGATGGTATACAAAGGTTAGAATAGACATAAAGCTAGAAATACTGCTGGTTTTTTGCTATGGGAACAGGGCATACTTTTCAAATATTAGTGCCTATAGGCCCTATATCAACTACGGCACACATACTTTATGATTTCCTACTTACGTTTACCAATGCATCAAAAGAAAGTATTCTTATCCTTGTGTCTATCTCGTAACTGTTATAAGTGTTGTCCCTATATcttcaagtaaaaaaaaaatcaacgtAAAACTCTCAAGTCTAATACTCATTTTTAAGTCCGAGCACCATGTAGTCACCCCCAATGCTACACCTTTATAACAGGAAACAAATTCAACTTGAAAGACAAGAACATGAATCATGCTCACCAAGTTAGAACTTATCTTAAATTAGAAAAGAAACAGAAGAGGGAAGCAACGGCCATCAAAAAATGCTATTTAATAAACACGGACGATAGAAAAGCGTATACACATTTAAAATACGATGCAAATAGAACATCAAAAAATCAGCATATCAAATTCTACATTTGTAATGTGTACCATCATCATTTGAGAAAATATATcatccggcaatatttccagcACTGCTCTTTGTTCAGGAATCCAGTCACCAAGTAATCAGTACAAACTTTATCACTTCGCTTTAACATGCAGCTTCTTAAGTAACAGTGTTGAACAACTTATGACATGCCGAGTTGCCAACTACTTCAGTATATCTAAGGCCAAATACCCCCCACCCCCCTTCCGATACAAACATACATACAAACTTTTCTAACTGTAACACAACCATGCTCATTTCAGAAGCTCCAACAATACAATTTTGCTCTGGTGTATCGCCTATGTATACGAAACGCACTGCCCTTATACGTGGAAGCACAAATGACCTAACCACCCCCGTTCCAACTATAATCGTCCATAAGCACCAGTTACCCGTCATTATAAACTACTTAACAAAACAAAAGCATACTTACTCGATCGAGTAAGGTAATTCCTATATGCTTACCTTGGGTAGAAGTATGGAAACTAAATAAAGCTTTTGAAATGAGTCTATGACAGAACTACAAGCTTTaaaagttgctaaaagtagAAAAATCCTTATTACCCAAAAGCAGCCGATGCTGAAGGCAATATCTCATTTTCATTTGAAATATTTGGTCACAAGTTAAACTATCCGCCAATTTTCCAATTACCAAACTAAAATACAATACTAGGATAGAATGGGACATCAAAAACTACAAAAAACTCAGAAATTATAAATGTATAGTTAAGGAATTAGATGGGACCTGGCAAGAACAGATAGGCGAGAGGCCCAAGGAGCAGGAGTGCCAGTTTGGGGGCGATTAGGGATCGAACCGTCGGTAAGGGAATTACGATTCGCCGCAAGCGGAGTTATCGGCGAAGAATCGAAGGATATCGTCTTCTGCTGGGTGGCATTTGGATTTTTGAAGGTACTGTAGTTCGATTTCTTCTTCGTCGTTGAAGGAGTGAACATTTTTGGGCGAAGATTGAATTTTCAGAGAGATTAAAAATGTGAAAAGGGGAGAATTTGGGTTTATCGGAGGGTTTTAGGGTTTATGCAAACTTTGAAGATGGAAGATCAATTTTAAGGTTGGATGAGAAGCTCAGACAGTCGGTAAAGCTTCAAAGCAAATGGAGCTCTACTGTAGTTGTGATTTTGGAGTGAACTTGAAAACGCTTTGAAATTCACTACGACATTTCGGGCGGGCCTCTTTTTGTATCTCCGTATTACACTATTACGTAGAACTTTCAGCCCGATTGGAGCAATTTCTGGGTGCGCGAATATCATCAATTGACAATTGTGCATCTCTTTCCCATATATCAAAAATTAACTAGTATGGTATCCGTGTGATTCAtaatttataatctaaatttTAAATAATCAGGTATTTTGGTAGGACGTGGATCGATCATGACGAGAATGATAGGTTGTTTGAGCCAATCCTTAAATCGTGGAAGAAAAATGAGAACTTTCAAGTGATGAATTGTTGGCTAGCGGTAATAGAGGCACAGGTACTCCAAGCGTTGCACCGTAACCGCGGCACAGGTCCTCCAACCGCTGCATCCTGACCGCGACACAGATCTTCCAACTGAGGTCTGTCCGCGGACTATGATGTATGGTCGTAGAACAAGAAGCAAGCCACAACTGGCCAACGGTGAGATGAGACCATTCGAAGCATGCCCGTGGCCTAAGTTGCCAGCTCCTGTCCCTTGCCTCGCATTCCCTCGTCTAGCACAATGTTGGATCAGCATGCTACGATGCAAAGCCCACCAGCATCCCCTTGTCCCTTGTAGTCCCCTAGCGAGCCCCATAAGTCTCCCATCCATCGTGCCCCTTGTCGTCGTCGTCTCAAGTCCATGACTCACCCTCTCAAGCATCTCCCTTGAATGGTACTTTTGCGATTTTATCGCCTAATAGTGTTCGTAAAATGTGAACTCGTGAGAAAAATGgaattttaaatcaaaatcaaTATTAAATCTCAATATagttgaaaaagaaaaggcacCAACTTGTTTTTCAAAAtctaataaaattttaaaattgtgTGAAGTTAAGGCGAGAGAGATTAATACAATGTGTCAACAAAACTTGTGATTTAATACCATTTGATGTGTCAAAGGACTTGGTTGGTACAAATGGATTTATACGATAAAAATCGACGAAGATGGTCATATGATTAGGCCTAAGGCTCGTCTGGTTGGTCGCGGGTTCGGACAGCAAGAAGGTATAGATTATTCTGAGACTCTTAGCCCTATTGTGAAATCAACGACTATTCAATTGGTATTGTCTTTAGCTCTTTCCTCTAATTGAGTCGTTCGTCAATTAGACGTTCAAAATGTGTTCTTACATGGTGAGTTAATTGAGGAGATATACATGAAACAACATGCATGTTTCATTCATCCTGATTTTCTTAATCACATTTGTCGTCTTAGAAAAGCAGTGTATGGTTTAAAACAGGCTCCTAAAGCTTGGTATCTTCGCTTTAGCAGCTTTTTTGTTACAACAGGCCTTCTTTTGTTGTCGATCGGATAATACTATGTTTATATTTCGTCGTGACAAATTCATTGTGTATCTTCTTCTTTATGTCGAATATATCATTGTCACGGGCAACTCAGATTCTTTGATCACCAAATTCATATCTCTTTTGTCTGCCGAGTttgctgtaacaccccgacaattctctcttttctaaaataaccttttaatataaaacgtagagaattatcaaggcattatcgcccgtgtgaaaacgtaacggcttattcagaattttgcagcggaaaacataaaactaactttaataatttaaataagtcaactacggaataaaatctaaaaccaaccaacaaaacaaagtcaacgtaattaattaaaacaaggTTCGAGTCTCTTTAAAACAGgccaaacaaattcaacatcaaacttaaaacaaaacaatttaataACTACACAGCTCTTCAATCCCGAACCCCATGATGCATCACCTTCAAACCTGTAATGGACgatgcttattgatccctagagactgctcaccaagattgggtcatcacaggatcaataaggcatagccatgatcaacatgcacaagcaaaagcacgtaatcagcaaagctgagtactacatactaaatcaataataatcctaacatgattctattaaacgaataatcctaacatgatactaataacgtAAGTAAGAATAACCAGGACACATTCACTTTCAAATCACAGTTGACTagactagactggactagactttcataacattaatattattttagttgaaatagacaatggaccgagttgtccgtccaacagtcttcactaaggaagacgaggtacgggcgcgactccgtaacctcactgacctgcgatatcgaggaacgtttgaataaaaatagaacacggtgatcaatccggtctcagaaaaggccatgggctaccaccatgaaccccaactcctgtttgtccgtcactttagacgtgcacagtctaaagctattgctacccagattcactttacatgatttacaaattgagactctgttatgactcaacaatcacataagacatacaattcacatttgttcacaactgtttttatcttggaattaagtaagtgatcataaaagcatcaatcaagactcattccaatttatccaacctttcctttaaccatgatcaaccctgtatatgggcataaagtttcaacttactaaacaaggtccaccgccctcataaagtagtgaaaagatagaaagggaacaacaaccaatcgatccaaaccaatcatatagaataatctagtgttcccaaccaacatgtttgtatcaatcatccatactaacatgttacagttctcatagtgcaaaataagttcaataagtttgtccaacagtattaaacatgcacatttcatataaccaagttcgtccataatatcaacatcaccaagttcaacaatagtatcaacataaccaagttcaacaacaaaattcaacatgggttcaacaattagcacacattccaagcacgcaggtatgtacgtaccttgtgtaaacaaactgataggccactttaacactttcaaaagtcgcctaaagagaattctccgcctaaaacaaccaacaaataatcccaatcaattcctaatcattgacaaccataagagagcattctaaatgcatcctaaacatatttagaactttccccaatatcaaaactttaacatttgatttcctagcatcataattattgaattagtgattgaaattcgttgaaaacttttgcaaacatcgtactttaaattttcagcaatataaattcatttaaaagcttcaccaaggtcaatctacgttcctaatatctcaaaacaacaaattcaataatccatactcaacctaccatgattaataatcataaaaaccttgaatttcatactttaaacaatcaaaattaatatttcaaaataatttgataatctgaaaatta contains these protein-coding regions:
- the LOC110805732 gene encoding nuclear pore complex protein NUP133; this translates as MFTPSTTKKKSNYSTFKNPNATQQKTISFDSSPITPLAANRNSLTDGSIPNRPQTGTPAPWASRLSVLARIPPAKKSEDNRESAEPVYVGDFPQAVHDEQANVMRNSVPGDACIAGGMDKEYGLSWMICGSKLFVWSYLSPAASKRCVILDLPSDVSEISNRNAYLGDTWLLCLINWENVHQSSSFVKQLTSAGVVLCNQRSRAIVYWHDIYSDDRVTPRISLASPEELGISSMGNGKSPPTRLQSDNRLESLSYNQSVFNSLIVSAIPSNYHACVALATSSNGEFWQFICSPAGVLRQNVCHILSTSISGCSHPSVSKGYPRSLLWRFPSLQMENSHRQFFLLTDHQIQCFSIELSPNPTLSKLWSHEIIGTDNDLGIKKDLAGQKKIWPLDIQVDERGKELTILVAIFCKDRLSSSSYTQYSLLTMQYKSGLDETLKGFTYGSVLEKKSPVQVIIPKARVEEEEFLLSMRLRAGGKPSGSAVILSRDGTATVSYFWRNATRLYQFDLPYDAGKVIDASVFPSTDDTEEGAWVVLTEKAGVWAIPEKAVLFGGVEPPERSLSRKGSSNEKTSGEEKNLLFSAGVSPGKAGVDARDIDAMQRAGFTGVVGRNAQDEEAEALLNRLFHDFLLSGQVDGFLEKLNNARAFERDAETNAFARASKSIVDSLAKHWTTTRGAEIVSLAVVSNQLAEKQQKHEKFLQFLALSKCHEELCMKQRHALQIILEDGEKLTGIIQLRELQNMINQSRSIGVSPQLSSANGEVSGSLWDLIQIVGERARRNTVLLMDRDNAEVFYSKISNLEEVFYCLDRHLDHIVNVGQPFKVQVQRVCELSKACVTLLRCAMHYKNEHHMWYPPPDGLVPWYSHPVVRDGLWSIASFMIKILDDSSGIDLSSKSDICSHLEVLADVVLEAYVGAITAKVERGEEHKGLSDEYWRKRDTLLDSLYQQIKVFVNARFQDSVVEKEQKEVILRELSSNLLSVARRHEAYCTLWNICCDLNDSTLLKQLMHKSMGARGGFSYFVFKQMYENGQFPKLLRLGEEFPQELETFLKDHPDLLWFHEVFLHQYSGASKTLHGLALSGDERSFSAAGKEAELDSGTKDLTLPERKRLLHLSKIAAIAGKDAVYEAEIERIDADLKILKSQEDILNLYPDDLEKQKIGRRLLPPWDLIKLCLKGQTPELLLRAFDVFAWTSSSFRKSNKTLLEECWRGAVDQDDWQKLYQFSIAEGWSDEDTIRVLQKTMLFLAARRCYGPESEMYDGGFDEVLPLRQESSELPNMQDSGSSVEVILMQHKDFSDAGKLMLTALMRGSEQVDIGGADGPIPME